From Coffea arabica cultivar ET-39 chromosome 10e, Coffea Arabica ET-39 HiFi, whole genome shotgun sequence, one genomic window encodes:
- the LOC113711964 gene encoding serine/threonine-protein kinase STY46 isoform X1, which produces MDLVEGVGESSSPARSFGGFGTYDIRNDVYNRLVESGNDEAVSNPELREQLDVHFNSLPASYGLDINMDRVEDVLLHQKLLSMARDPENCPVFHIRFLENFWTKGDDTEDRQILSVYPNAKPPGSDDNDGKLQLHDRNSVNDFEPCCKLEDLNLDVRKYPNEMERATPAEDFTRRQDVSHIPIHEVIFSTVDKPKLLSQLSALLSDIGLNIREAHVFSTTDGYSLDVFVVDGWPAEDTEGLTEEMRKAIARNLGSWSGSTHSKHAVEKALPVEAKPVDWEIDTRLLKIGEKIASGSCGDLYRGVYKGQDVAIKVLRSEHLNDTLEDEFAQEVAILRQVQHKNVVRFIGACTKSPNFWIVTEFMPGGSLYEYLHKNHIVLKLPQLLKFAIDVCKGMEYLHLNNIIHRDLKTANLLMDSAKVVKVADFGVARFQSVGGVMTAETGTYRWMAPEVINHQPYDQKADVFSFAIVLWELVTSKIPYNTMTPLQAALGVRQGLRPELPKDAHPKLLNMMQRCWEAIPENRPSFSNIRVQLEELLQQEVQELPEESNGS; this is translated from the exons ATGGATTTGGTAGAAGGAGTCGGTGAGAGCTCTTCACCGGCGAGGAGTTTTGGTGGTTTCGGAACTTATGATATAAGAAATGATGTTTACAATCGGTTAGTGGAGAGCGGAAATGATGAGGCGGTTTCTAATCCGGAGTTGCGGGAGCAGCTAGATGTTCACTTCAACAGCTTGCCTGCTAg ctATGGATTGGACATTAATATGGATAGAGTGGAAGATGTATTGCTGCATCAGAAGCTTCTTTCTATGGCAAGAGATCCTGAAAATTGTCCCGTTTTCCATATTCGGTTTTTAGAG AATTTTTGGACCAAGGGAGATGATACTGAGGATCGACAAATCTTAAGTGTTTATCCAAATGCAAAGCCACCTGGTAGTGATGATAATGACGGGAAGTTGCAACTGCATGATAG GAATTCTGTGAATGACTTTGAACCTTGCTGTAAGCTTGAGGACCTAAACTTGGATGTTAGAAAGTATCCCAATGAGATGGAGAGGGCAACACCAGCTGAAGATTTTACCAGAAG GCAGGACGTTTCACATATACCAATCCATGAAGTAATATTTTCAACTGTTGACAAGCCCAAGCTCCTCAGTCAG CTTTCAGCTTTGCTTTCTGATATTGGGCTTAACATCCGTGAAGCTCATGTGTTTTCCACAACTGATGGCTACTCTTTAGATGTTTTTGTGGTGGATGGATGGCCTGCTGAG GATACAGAAGGCTTGACTGAAGAAATGAGAAAAGCAATAGCTAGAAATTTG GGATCTTGGTCTGGCTCTACACATTCCAAGCATGCTGTGGAAAAAGCTTTACCTGTGGAAGCAAAGCCTGTTGATTGGGAAATAGATACAAGATTGCTCAAAATAGGGGAGAAAATTGCATCGGGGTCGTGTGGAGACCT GTATCGAGGAGTTTATAAAGGTCAagatgttgcaattaaggttctcaGATCGGAGCATTTGAATGACACCTTAGAGGATGAATTTGCTCAAGAAGTGGCTATCTTGAG GCAAGTTCAGCATAAAAATGTTGTTCGTTTTATTGGTGCATGTACAAAATCTCCTAATTTTTGGATAGTTACAG AATTCATGCCTGGGGGGAGCCTCTATGAATATTTGCACAAGAACCATATTGTGTTGAAGCTCCCACAGCTGCTGAAGTTTGCCATCGATGTCTGCAAGGGAATGGAATACTTGCATCTAAACAACATTATCCACAGGGATCTAAAGACAGCAAATTTGCTGATGGATAGTGCCAAA gttgTTAAGGTAGCTGATTTTGGTGTTGCTCGATTTCAATCTGTTGGGGGTGTGATGACAGCTGAGACTGGAACATACAGATGGATGGCTCCCGAG GTTATAAACCACCAGCCATATGATCAGAAGGCAGATGTATTTAGTTTTGCGATTGTTCTTTGGGAGCTCGTGACGTCCAAG ATTCCATACAACACCATGACACCCCTTCAAGCTGCCTTGGGAGTCAGACAG GGTCTTCGGCCTGAGCTTCCCAAGGATGCGCATCCAAAGCTCTTAAATATGATGCAAAGATGTTGGGAAGCGATACCCGAGAACAGACCTTCCTTCTCCAATATAAGGGTACAACTCGAAGAACTTCTTCAACAGGAAGTTCAG GAACTTCCCGAAGAATCGAATGGCAGCTGA
- the LOC113711966 gene encoding uncharacterized protein, with translation MMGSKAKAMGSGLTPLLTTLLVVFVALGLPSETAADDHYKYSSPPPPYHYPSPPPPEHLPPPVYKYKSPPPPHHVYKYKSPPPPPPHPVYKYKSPPPPPHPVPHPVYKYKSPPPPPHPVPHPVYKYKSPPPPPHPVYKYKSPPPPPHPVYKYKSPPPPPHPVPHPVYKYKSPPPPPHPVYKYKSPPPPPHPVYKYKSPPPPPHPVPHPVYKYKSPPPPPPVYKYKSPPPPVYHYKSPPPPPPVYKYKSPPPPHHY, from the coding sequence ATGATGGgaagcaaagcaaaagcaatgGGGTCTGGGCTGACTCCTCTTCTTACCACTCTTTTAGTGGTATTTGTTGCTCTTGGCTTGCCCTCAGAAACTGCAGCTGATGATCACTACAAGTATtcatctcctcctcctccttacCACTATCCCTCACCACCACCTCCAGAGCATTTACCTCCACCAGTGTACAAATACAAGTCCCCACCACCACCTCATCATGTTTACAAGTACAAATCTCCACCACCCCCACCACCACACCCAGTTTACAAGTATaagtcgccaccaccacctcctcatCCGGTACCACACCCAGTTTACAAGTATaagtcaccaccaccacctcctcatCCGGTACCACACCCAGTTTACAAGTATaagtcaccaccaccacctcctcatCCGGTATACAAGTATAAGTCTCCTCCGCCACCACCACACCCAGTTTACAAGTATaagtcaccaccaccacctcctcatCCGGTACCACACCCAGTTTACAAGTATaagtcaccaccaccacctcctcatCCGGTATACAAGTATAAGTCTCCTCCGCCACCACCACACCCAGTTTACAAGTATaagtcaccaccaccacctcctcatCCGGTACCACACCCAGTTTACAAGTACAAgtcaccaccacctcctccccCAGTTTACAAATACAAGTCTCCACCACCACCAGTTTACCACTACAAgtcaccaccacctcctccccCAGTTTACAAATACAAGTCTCCACCACCTCCTCACCACTACTAA
- the LOC113711964 gene encoding serine/threonine-protein kinase STY46 isoform X2, whose amino-acid sequence MCCSLVFHLWLNFWTKGDDTEDRQILSVYPNAKPPGSDDNDGKLQLHDRNSVNDFEPCCKLEDLNLDVRKYPNEMERATPAEDFTRRQDVSHIPIHEVIFSTVDKPKLLSQLSALLSDIGLNIREAHVFSTTDGYSLDVFVVDGWPAEDTEGLTEEMRKAIARNLGSWSGSTHSKHAVEKALPVEAKPVDWEIDTRLLKIGEKIASGSCGDLYRGVYKGQDVAIKVLRSEHLNDTLEDEFAQEVAILRQVQHKNVVRFIGACTKSPNFWIVTEFMPGGSLYEYLHKNHIVLKLPQLLKFAIDVCKGMEYLHLNNIIHRDLKTANLLMDSAKVVKVADFGVARFQSVGGVMTAETGTYRWMAPEVINHQPYDQKADVFSFAIVLWELVTSKIPYNTMTPLQAALGVRQGLRPELPKDAHPKLLNMMQRCWEAIPENRPSFSNIRVQLEELLQQEVQELPEESNGS is encoded by the exons ATGTGTTGCTCTCTTGTTTTTCACTTGTGGTTG AATTTTTGGACCAAGGGAGATGATACTGAGGATCGACAAATCTTAAGTGTTTATCCAAATGCAAAGCCACCTGGTAGTGATGATAATGACGGGAAGTTGCAACTGCATGATAG GAATTCTGTGAATGACTTTGAACCTTGCTGTAAGCTTGAGGACCTAAACTTGGATGTTAGAAAGTATCCCAATGAGATGGAGAGGGCAACACCAGCTGAAGATTTTACCAGAAG GCAGGACGTTTCACATATACCAATCCATGAAGTAATATTTTCAACTGTTGACAAGCCCAAGCTCCTCAGTCAG CTTTCAGCTTTGCTTTCTGATATTGGGCTTAACATCCGTGAAGCTCATGTGTTTTCCACAACTGATGGCTACTCTTTAGATGTTTTTGTGGTGGATGGATGGCCTGCTGAG GATACAGAAGGCTTGACTGAAGAAATGAGAAAAGCAATAGCTAGAAATTTG GGATCTTGGTCTGGCTCTACACATTCCAAGCATGCTGTGGAAAAAGCTTTACCTGTGGAAGCAAAGCCTGTTGATTGGGAAATAGATACAAGATTGCTCAAAATAGGGGAGAAAATTGCATCGGGGTCGTGTGGAGACCT GTATCGAGGAGTTTATAAAGGTCAagatgttgcaattaaggttctcaGATCGGAGCATTTGAATGACACCTTAGAGGATGAATTTGCTCAAGAAGTGGCTATCTTGAG GCAAGTTCAGCATAAAAATGTTGTTCGTTTTATTGGTGCATGTACAAAATCTCCTAATTTTTGGATAGTTACAG AATTCATGCCTGGGGGGAGCCTCTATGAATATTTGCACAAGAACCATATTGTGTTGAAGCTCCCACAGCTGCTGAAGTTTGCCATCGATGTCTGCAAGGGAATGGAATACTTGCATCTAAACAACATTATCCACAGGGATCTAAAGACAGCAAATTTGCTGATGGATAGTGCCAAA gttgTTAAGGTAGCTGATTTTGGTGTTGCTCGATTTCAATCTGTTGGGGGTGTGATGACAGCTGAGACTGGAACATACAGATGGATGGCTCCCGAG GTTATAAACCACCAGCCATATGATCAGAAGGCAGATGTATTTAGTTTTGCGATTGTTCTTTGGGAGCTCGTGACGTCCAAG ATTCCATACAACACCATGACACCCCTTCAAGCTGCCTTGGGAGTCAGACAG GGTCTTCGGCCTGAGCTTCCCAAGGATGCGCATCCAAAGCTCTTAAATATGATGCAAAGATGTTGGGAAGCGATACCCGAGAACAGACCTTCCTTCTCCAATATAAGGGTACAACTCGAAGAACTTCTTCAACAGGAAGTTCAG GAACTTCCCGAAGAATCGAATGGCAGCTGA
- the LOC113711578 gene encoding xyloglucan endotransglucosylase/hydrolase protein 22-like, translated as MKVYASLRDAEDWATRGGLVKTDWSQSPFTASLRNFKANACVWSSGKSSCGSNSTKPWFSQELDASSQARLKWVQQNYMIYNYCTDAKCFPQGFPPECTANNSTA; from the coding sequence ATGAAGGTATACGCTAGTCTACGGGATGCAGAAGACTGGGCCACAAGAGGCGGCCTTGTCAAGACTGACTGGTCACAGTCTCCCTTTACTGCttccttgagaaatttcaagGCCAATGCTTGTGTATGGAGCTCTGGGAAATCTTCTTGTGGATCAAACTCCACAAAGCCATGGTTCTCTCAGGAACTTGATGCCTCTAGTCAAGCCAGATTGAAATGGGTGCAGCAGAATTACATGATATACAATTATTGTACAGATGCCAAATGTTTTCCTCAGGGCTTCCCTCCAGAATGCACCGCCAACAACTCCACAGCCTAA